The DNA window GCATGGCGGCGCTGTGCGCGCGCCCCGGCGAGGTGGGAATGCTGCCCCTGGACCTGGCCGCCGGCCCGGGCGAGTTGTTGGCGGCCGAGGGCACCGCCAAGGTGGTGTACGAGGCCAAGCCGCTGTACGGCGCCATGATCGCCAGGGGCGCGGCGCTGCGCGGGGTGCGCTGCGACCTCAAGATCGCCGCCTACCTGCTGGACCCCGGCGCCAGCGGCGGCTACGCGCTCAAGGACCTCGTGCGCCGCCACCTGGACGCGGAGCTGGACGGCGAGGGGGCGGAGGCCGAGGCCCGGGGCGGCCCGGTCCAGGGCGACCTCCTCAACCCCGGCGACGAGGCCCGGGAGGAAGCGGCGCGCCGGCGCCGGCTGGCGGCCGAGGCGGCGGCGGTGCAGGCCCTGGCGCCGGTGCTGGAGGCGCGCCTCAAGGAGACCGGGAGCTGGGAGCTGGCGCAGACGCTGGAGTTCCCGCTGACCGAGGTGCTGGCGCGCATGGAGCACGCCGGTATCGCGGTGGACGACGGCTACCTCGACGGGCTCAACCGGGAGCTGGGGGAGCGCATGGACTCGCTCCAGGCCAAGGTGCAGGAGCACGCCGGCGAGTCCTTCAACGTGAACTCCCACCCGCAGTTGTCGCGCATCCTGTTCGAGAAGCTCGAACTTCCCAAGACCAAGAAGATCAAGACCGGCTACTCCACCGACGCCTCGGAGCTGGGCAAGCTCGCCGGCAGCCATCCCATCATCGATGCGCTGCTGGAGTACCGCGAGGTCGCCAAGCTCAGGACCGGCTTCACCGACTCGCTGCTGAGCCTGGTGAACGCGGACACGGGGCGCATCCACACCACCTACGAGCAGGCCGCGGCCGCCACCGGCCGGCTGTCGTCGTCGGCGCCGAACCTCCAGAATATCCCGATCCGGGCGGACCTCGGGCGGCAGATCCGGCGCGCCTTCGTGGCGCCCACGGACAGCGTGCTGCTGTCCGCCGACTACTCGCAGATCGAGCTGCGGGTGCTGGCGCACATGTCCGAGGACGAGAGTTTCCTGGCGGCCTTTGCCCAAGGGCACGACTTCCACGCCGCCACCGCCGCCAAGGTGTTCGGCGTGGAGCTGGACGGCGTCACCGCGGAGATGCGGAGCCGCGTCAAGCAGTTCTCCTACGGCATCGCCTACGGCATGTCCGCCTTCGGCGTTTCCCAGCGGCTCGGCATCGAGGTGGGCGAGGCGCGCGAGTTCATCGACGCCTACTACGCCCAGTTCCCGGCGGTGAAGGCGTTCCTGGACGCGCAGGTGGAGAAGGCCCGGGTGGACGGCTTCACCACCACCATGTTCGGCCGGCGGCGCTACCTGCCGGAGCTTCAGTCCGCCAACTTCCGCCTGCGGGCGGTGGGCGAGCGCATGGCGCTCAACGCGCCGATCCAGGGCACTGCCGCCGACATCATGAAGCGGGCCATGATCGCGGTGGACCGGGCGCTACTGGACGAGCCGGTGGCGCGCATGCTGCTGACGGTGCACGACGAGCTGGTGTTCGAGGTGCCGCGGGCCTCGCTGGAGCGGGCCACGGCGCTGGTCAAGGAGCGCATGGAGGGTGCCGCCGAGCTGCGCTGCGGCCTGGTGGTGGACGTCCACACCGGCGGCAACTGGGCGGACGCGCACGCGTAGGCTCTCACTCTAGTGTCCTGTCTCACAAATACGGTTGTGAAGATGCGAGGGCATTTTGGTTGTCGGCAAGGCGCGATGACGAGCAGTGGCGGGCACCACGCGAGGAAGAGCAACGCAGCCGACGGCAAAAAGGACCCGCAGATTCATAACGCTATTTGTGAGACAGGACACTAGGAAGGCGGGAGGTGTTCATGAACGGTTGGCTCTGGCAATTTCCCACCCTCGACCAGGCTTCGCTGCGCGCCCTCAAGAAGGCGTTCGACTCGGGGTACCGGGGGTTCTCCCGGAGCTACGGCGACGCCATCGAGGCCTTCTTCGATCCCCTGCTCTACTTCCTGGTGTGGTTCGAGCGGCTGCTCCTGGCCGCCCCCTGGTGGCTCGTGATCGTCGTGGTGGCGTTCGTGTGCTGGGTCGCCGGCCGCAGCCGCAAGCTCTCCATCACCGTGGCCGCGGCGCTCTTCCTCATCGGCTACCTGGGCATGTGGGAAGACACCATGCGGACCCTGGCGATCATCTTCGTCTCCACCCTGATCGCCATCTCCATCGGCATTCCGGTGGGCATCTGGATGTCCCGCTCCGACCGGGTGCAGGCGTTCATCACGCCGATCCTCGACATCATGCAGACCATGCCCATCTTCGTCTACCTGATCCCGGTGGTGATGCTGTTCGGGCTCGGCAAGATACCCGGGCTGATCGCGGTGGTGATCTACGCGGTGCCGCCGGTGATCCGGCTCACCAACCTGGGCATCCGGCTGGTGGACAAGGAAGTGCTGGAGGCGGCGGACGCCTTCGGCACCGACACCTGGAGGCGGCTGTTCGACATCCAGATGCCGCTGGCGCTGCCCAACATCATGGCGGGCGTGAACCAGACCATCATGATGGCGCTCTCCATGGTGGTCATCGCCTCCATGATCGGCGTCAAGGGCCTGGGGCAGCCGGTGCTCCAGGCGGTGACCAACCAGTACTTCGCCCTGGGCCTCTTCAACGGGGCCGCGGTGGTGGCGCTGGCCATCGTCTTCGACCGCATCACCCAGAGCTACGGCAGGCGCATACAAACCAGCAGGCAGACGTCATGACTACGGCAAGCGCTTCGAATATCGAGATCCATTCCCTCTACAAGGTGTTCGGCGACAATCCCCCGTCGGTGATGCGCCTTGTGCGGGAGGGCGTGGACAAGCAGGAGCTCCTGGAGTCCCACGGGCACGTGCTGGGGCTGCGGGACATCAACCTGACGGTCAACCCGGGCAGCATCCAGGTGGTGATGGGGCTCAGCGGCTGCGGCAAGTCCACCCTGGTGCGGCACGTCAACCGGCTCATCGACCCCACCGAGGGGACCGTGCTGGTGGACGGCCAGGACGTGCTCGGCCTGGGCCAGGCCGCGCTGCAGCACCTGCGGCGCCACAAGGTCAGCATGGTGTTCCAGCGCTTCGCGCTGTTCCCCCACCGGACCATCCTGGAGAACGTCCGGTACGGCCTGCTGATGCAGGGCGTGGCGCGGACGGAATGCGACGAACGGGCCGAGCGGTGGATCGAGCGGGTGGGGCTCTCGGGTTACGAGGGGTCCTATCCGCACCAGCTTTCCGGCGGCATGCAGCAGCGCGTGGGCCTCGCCCGGGCGCTCGCCACCGAGGCCGAGATCCTGCTCATGGACGAGGCCTTCAGCGCCCTCGACCCGCTGATCCGGGCGGACATGCAGACGCTCCTGCTGGAGCTTCAGCGGGAGCTGCACCGCACCATCCTGTTCGTCACCCACGACCTCGAGGAGGCCATCACCCTGGGCGACCGCATCGCCATCCTGCGCGACGGCGAGGTGGTGCAGAACGGCGATTCCCAGGAGATCGTGCTCAAGCCCAGCGACGACTACATCTCCAACTTCACCAAGAACATCAACCGCGGCCGGGTGATCCGCGTCGGCTCCATCATGGAGCCCACCCAGCCCCGTGCGCCGGAACCGGGCGGCAAGGATTGCTCCATTCCTTCGGAGATGCTGATCGAGGAGGCATTGCCCGTGGTGGTGGCGTCGCCCAACGACAAGGCCGCGGTGGTGGACGTCAAGGGCAAGACCGTGGGCGCCATCTCGGTGGGCCGGATGGTGCACGCGTTGGCGGGCGACAGGCTGACGGGCGCGGCGTAGGAGTTGGAGCGGGCGACCGGGATCGAACCGGCGACGTCCAGCTTGGGAAGCTGGCATTCTACCGCTGAATTACGCCCGCTCTAGGTCAATCCCATATTGGATCGCGGCAGCGATGTCAATGTTCCGATCGGTTCGCGGTCCTCACCCCGCCGGCCGGAAACAGGTAGATGGTCTCCCCCTCTCGCGCCAGCCCGAACTCCTCCCGCGCGAGCTTCTCCAGGTAGCGGTCGTCCTTGCGGATGCGATAGATCTTCTCGCGCAGCAGCTCGTTCTCCCGCTGCAGCGCCTGGGACCGTTCTTCCAGCAGGCGCCGTTCCTCCACCAGGCGGCGGTAGTGCAAGAGCCCCCACTCGCCGAACACCAGGAAGACCAGCATCAGCGACAACGCGGCCGCCAAACCATAGTTGACGGTGCGCCGCGACCATGTTTTCGCCGGAGCCATAAGACAATTCTATCATGGTTTATCGGCGCCCGGAGTGCAACCGGAGGATCACCCGGCGGCGGCGAAGGCCTTCCTTCCGGCGTAGCGGGCGCGGCGGCCGAGGTCCTGCTCGATGCGCAGGAGCTGGTTGTACTTGGCGGTGCGTTCGCCGCGGCAGGGGGCGCCGGTCTTGATCTGGCCGGCGCCGGTGGCGACGGTGAGGTCGGCGATGGTGGTGTCCTCGGTCTCGCCGGAGCGGTGCGAGATGATGGTGGTGTAGCCGGAGCCGCGCGCCAGGGCGATGGTCTCCAGGGTCTCGCTCAGGGTGCCGATCTGGTTGAGCTTTACCAGGATGGAGTTGGCCACGCCCCGGCGGATACCCTCGGCCAGGCGCGCGGGGTTGGTGACGAACAGGTCGTCGCCCACGAGCTGGACCTTGCCGCCGAGGGCGGCGGTGAGCGCCTCCCAGCCCTCCCAGTCGTTCTCGCCCAGGGCGTCCTCGATGGACACGATGGGGTAGTCGCGCGCCCATTTGGCGTAGAGTTCCACCAAGTCGTCGCTGCTCAGCGTGGCGCCGCTCGACTTCCTGAGGACGTAGGCCCCGTTCTCGTGGAACTCGCTGGCCGCTACGTCGAGCCCCAGCACCACTTGGCCGCCTACTTGGTAGCCCGCCTTGGTCACGGCCTCCAGCAGCAGCTCGATGGCCTCCTCGTTGCTCCTGAGCCGCGGCGCGAACCCGCCCTCGTCGCCCACGCTGGTGCCGTAGCCCTTCTTCGACAGCACGCTCTTCAACGTGGCGTAGATCTCCGCGCCCGCGCGCAGGGCCTCGGCGAAGGAGCGCAGGCCCCAGGGGATCAGCATGAACTCCTGCACGTCGACGTT is part of the Deltaproteobacteria bacterium genome and encodes:
- the eno gene encoding phosphopyruvate hydratase, translated to MKIKGVAAREVLDSRGNPTVEVEVVLTNGARGRATVPSGASTGEHEAVELRDGGERFLGKGVRRAVGHVRRNLARRVAGMDARAQRKLDRCMIDLDRTPDKGRLGANAILGVSLAAAHAQAAADKVPLYRYLGGEEARTLPVPMLNVVNGGAHADNNVDVQEFMLIPWGLRSFAEALRAGAEIYATLKSVLSKKGYGTSVGDEGGFAPRLRSNEEAIELLLEAVTKAGYQVGGQVVLGLDVAASEFHENGAYVLRKSSGATLSSDDLVELYAKWARDYPIVSIEDALGENDWEGWEALTAALGGKVQLVGDDLFVTNPARLAEGIRRGVANSILVKLNQIGTLSETLETIALARGSGYTTIISHRSGETEDTTIADLTVATGAGQIKTGAPCRGERTAKYNQLLRIEQDLGRRARYAGRKAFAAAG
- a CDS encoding septum formation initiator family protein, coding for MAPAKTWSRRTVNYGLAAALSLMLVFLVFGEWGLLHYRRLVEERRLLEERSQALQRENELLREKIYRIRKDDRYLEKLAREEFGLAREGETIYLFPAGGVRTANRSEH
- the polA gene encoding DNA polymerase I; its protein translation is MAAKGDKSGTTTSSASRGGSAKSRILLLDSYSLAFRAFFALPESLVTSSGQVTNAVFGFTSMLFKLESEERPDAVIACMDKGEPQFRLDQYPAYKAGRDETPQTLRGQFPLIREVLEALCLPVVELEGYEADDLLATLARRGREAGHHVIIVSGDRDCLQLVNDDVTVLMTRRGVTDMIRYDPAMVEERYGVSPERWTDFAALKGEQADNLPGVPGVGDKTAARLLEKYGNIEGIIEHAAELTPKIRKGIEECADQVKLNRKLGRLLDDVPLETDESLFVRRPWDPETVRKLFTSLEFRTLYQRLLALAPDAEPPEEAVIRPSSISRWNSGADVPEADAVAVAWDDGNGGMAALCARPGEVGMLPLDLAAGPGELLAAEGTAKVVYEAKPLYGAMIARGAALRGVRCDLKIAAYLLDPGASGGYALKDLVRRHLDAELDGEGAEAEARGGPVQGDLLNPGDEAREEAARRRRLAAEAAAVQALAPVLEARLKETGSWELAQTLEFPLTEVLARMEHAGIAVDDGYLDGLNRELGERMDSLQAKVQEHAGESFNVNSHPQLSRILFEKLELPKTKKIKTGYSTDASELGKLAGSHPIIDALLEYREVAKLRTGFTDSLLSLVNADTGRIHTTYEQAAAATGRLSSSAPNLQNIPIRADLGRQIRRAFVAPTDSVLLSADYSQIELRVLAHMSEDESFLAAFAQGHDFHAATAAKVFGVELDGVTAEMRSRVKQFSYGIAYGMSAFGVSQRLGIEVGEAREFIDAYYAQFPAVKAFLDAQVEKARVDGFTTTMFGRRRYLPELQSANFRLRAVGERMALNAPIQGTAADIMKRAMIAVDRALLDEPVARMLLTVHDELVFEVPRASLERATALVKERMEGAAELRCGLVVDVHTGGNWADAHA
- a CDS encoding proline/glycine betaine ABC transporter permease, with product MNGWLWQFPTLDQASLRALKKAFDSGYRGFSRSYGDAIEAFFDPLLYFLVWFERLLLAAPWWLVIVVVAFVCWVAGRSRKLSITVAAALFLIGYLGMWEDTMRTLAIIFVSTLIAISIGIPVGIWMSRSDRVQAFITPILDIMQTMPIFVYLIPVVMLFGLGKIPGLIAVVIYAVPPVIRLTNLGIRLVDKEVLEAADAFGTDTWRRLFDIQMPLALPNIMAGVNQTIMMALSMVVIASMIGVKGLGQPVLQAVTNQYFALGLFNGAAVVALAIVFDRITQSYGRRIQTSRQTS
- a CDS encoding glycine betaine/L-proline ABC transporter ATP-binding protein; translation: MTTASASNIEIHSLYKVFGDNPPSVMRLVREGVDKQELLESHGHVLGLRDINLTVNPGSIQVVMGLSGCGKSTLVRHVNRLIDPTEGTVLVDGQDVLGLGQAALQHLRRHKVSMVFQRFALFPHRTILENVRYGLLMQGVARTECDERAERWIERVGLSGYEGSYPHQLSGGMQQRVGLARALATEAEILLMDEAFSALDPLIRADMQTLLLELQRELHRTILFVTHDLEEAITLGDRIAILRDGEVVQNGDSQEIVLKPSDDYISNFTKNINRGRVIRVGSIMEPTQPRAPEPGGKDCSIPSEMLIEEALPVVVASPNDKAAVVDVKGKTVGAISVGRMVHALAGDRLTGAA